The following is a genomic window from Corallococcus soli.
GGTAGGGCGACGCGACGTGCACGAGCGGCGGAGGCCTGCGGCCGGCCTCCAGCAGCGGCCCCTGGACGAAGTGCTGCCAGTGCGAATCCAGCTCCTTCTCGTCGGTGTCCCCGCTGCAGATGTGCACGGCCCGCACGTCGTCGCTGAGCTCCAGCGCGAAGCGCAGCGCCGTCTCCGACGCATGGGACCAGCGGTCCACCGGCACCACGGCGACCATCGGAGGCGCCGGGGACAGGTGCACGGGGCGGCGCAGCTCCGTGTCCTGCCGCGTGCGCGTGTAGGCCGCGTGGACGCGCGACAGCAGCAGGATGCCCGCGGGGACGATGACGAACGCGGCCCAGCCCCCGTGCGCGAACTTGGACACGCCGACGATGACCAGCGTCAGCGCCGTCATCACCGCGCCAAAGCCGTTGAGCGCGCGGCGCCACCGCCAGCCCTCGCCCCGGTGTCGGTTCCAGTGCACCACCATGCCCGCCTGCGACAGCGTGAAGGCCATCAGCGCGCCAATGGCGAACAGCGGAATCAGCCGGTCGGTGATGCCCCGGCAGGCAATCAGCAGCAGCGCCGCGAGCCCCGACAGGGTGAGGATGCCGCGCGACAGGGCCAGCCGCCGTCCCCGGTGCGCGAAGCCCGGCGGCAGGTAGCGCTCGCGCGCCAGCACCTGGCAGACGAGCGGGAAGCCCGCGTAGCTGGTGTTCGCGGACAGCGCGAGCACGCAGAGGATGGCGGCCATCGCCACGAAGTAGAAGGCGCCGCGCCCCATCACCGCGGCGATGAGCTGGGACAGCACCGTCTGGTAGCCCGCGGAGCCGGGGACCGTCGCGCCCACGCCGTAGGCCCGGCACAACAGCGCGATGCCCAGCAGCATCGTGACGAGCACGCCCACGATGATGGCCAGCGTGAGGCGCGCGCGGCGGATGGCCGGGTCCCGGAAGATGGGCACCGCGTTGCTGATGGCCTCCACGCCCGTCATCGCGGTGCAGCCGCTGGCGAAGGCGCGGATGACGAGCCACGCGCCCACGGACGCGGTGGGCAGCGCCAGGGGCGGCGGCGCCTGGATGGGCGTCGCGAGGCCCATGGCGAGCTTGTACAGGCCTACGAGCAGCACCACGGAGAGCGACCCGATGAAGAACCAGGTGGGCACGACGAACACCGCGCCCGCCTCGCTCACCCCGCGCAGGTTCACCAGCGTGAGCAGCGCCAGGATTCCCAGCGCGATGGGCAGCACGTGGGGCCTGAGCGCGGGGAACGCGGACACCAGCGCGCCCGTGCCGGCGGAGATGCCCACGGCCACGTTGAGCATGTAGTCGAGCATCAACGCGGTGGCGGCCAGCAGCCCCGCGCCCCGCCCCAGGTTCTGCCGCGCCACGGTGTAGGCGCCGCCGCCGCTCGGGTACGCGGCGATGGTCTGCGCGTAGGAGCCCGCCACGATCATCAGCAGCCCGACGATGGCGGCCGTGATGGGCAGCAGCAGCCACACGCCCGCGGGCCCCAGGGGCCGCAGCACGGTGAGGGCGGCCTCCGGCCCGTACGCGGCGGAGGACAGCGCGTCCAGTCCGAGCAGGGCCACGCCGGTGAGGACGCCCGTCTTCTCCTGCATCGCCTGGGCGCTGGTGAGCGGGCGCCCCAGCAGCAGATCCACGAAGCCGTTGCCCCCCCGTCGCCGGGGCAGGTACGGCCTCCTGCTCCCCATGTCCGCCGTCTGAGCCATGGCGCCCCCTGGGCAGCAACGTGCGCACCGGGGGCGCTGGCGGGGCCAGGGGGCCCGGCCCCGTGGATGGAGTCCGGTGGGCCGCCCGGGAGCATGGCCGCCCCAGGGTCCCTCCCTGGAGTCGCAAGGACAGCCCGGCGGCCTCCACACCCCTGCCCCCGGGGGCGATAGACCCTTTCGCGCGCCCGTTCGTTCCAGGAGGCAGACACAGGAGACCGTCCGCCATGGGCCCGTACGCCGCCGTCCTTCCCTTCCCCACCCTCAATGACCTCTACGCCCATCACCGGCCGCGGGCCCTGGCCATCGCCCGGCGCATCGTGGGGGACACCGACGACGCGGAGGACGTGGTGCAGGACGTCTTCCTGCGCCTGTCGCGGCAGCCGCCGGGGCTGGACGGCCGGGCGACGTGGACGACGTGGCTGCACCGGGTGATGGTCAACAGCAGCATCAACTGGCTGCGCGCGCGCAGGCGCCGGGAGCGGCTGGCACACGCGCCCCAGGAGCAGGTGTCCCCGGAGGCGCACGCCATGGGCGCACAGATGCAGCGCCACTTCCACGAAGCGCTGGAGGAGGTGAACCCCCAGCAGCGGCAGGTGCTCTACCTGCGCGAGGTGCGCGGCCTGGGCGCCGCGGAGATCTCCCGGCTGCTGCGCATCCCGGAGGGCACGGTGAAGAGCGCCCTGCACCGGGGCCGCCAGCGCGCCCTCACCGTGATGGAGGAGCGCGGCCAGCGGCCGTGAGCGCTACTCGTCGCCCTTGCTGCCGACGAACTGATCCGCCTTCTCCTTGAAGAGGACGTTGAAGCTGGTGAGCGACCCGTACACGCGGGTGATGTAGCTCTGCATCTCCACCTTCTCCGCTTCGGAGAGCTTGGGGTGGGCGTTGAGCTTCTGCTCCAGCACGCGCAGGCGATCTCGCACCATCGTGACCTTGTGGAACAGGTTGTCGATGGGCAGGTCCTTCGCCTGCAGCTCCGGGTTGCCCGGGACCAGGCGCACCGTGCCGCCCTCCCACTTGGCGGCCAGCGGCGGCTCACTGAGGCCGGACGCCTCCCGGAAGATGTCCATCAGCTCTTCGCGCGTCATGTTCAGCCCTTCCAGGTCCACCACGTCGTTGGGGTCCGCGCGCCGCCGCACCACCACGGGCGCCACGCTGCGCGCCGTGCGGCCCCGCGTGCTGCCTTGAACGACAGGGAGCGGGGCCGCGGAGCCCTTGGGCGCGTACTTGTCACAGAGGGGAGCGGAGGGCGGGAACATGCCGCGCGAGTTCTGCAGGCGGCACGGCCCCACCCAGCCCCGGTGATCCACGGAGTGCGGACTCCACAGCTTGCAGTTGCCGCACACCCGCTCCTCGGGGCGGAAGGTGGGCAGCGCTGGCGACCCCTCTTCCGGGCCCGACATGTCAGCGCGCCTCCTTCACCACCGGCGAGCCCTTGCGGACGTTGAGTTCGCGCAGGAGCGCGTCCGCGTCCTCGACCTGGTCGAGGTTCCACAGCAGGTAGCGCACGTCCACGTTGACGTTCCGGGCCACGTCCGGATTGTAGCCGAAGTCGTTCGCGACGTTCTCCCACACGCGGTCGAAGTTCACGCCCACCAGCTCGCCCTTGCCGTTCACCGTGGGGCTGCCGGAGTTGCCGCCCGTGGTGTCCGCGTCCGACAGGAAGTCCACCGGCACGTCCTTGAGCCGGGGGTCCACCCACGGGCCGAACTTCTTCGCCTCCGCGGTGGCGCGCAGCTTGGGGGGCGCGTTGAAGGGCTCCTCGCCGGTGTGCTTCTGGAGCATGCCCGTCAGCGTCGTCTGCGGCAGGTACACCGCGCCGTCGCGCGGCGTGTAGCCCTGCACCTTGCCGAACGACACGCGCAGCGTGCTGTTGGCGTCCGGCGCGATGGGCTTGCCCGCCTGCGCCATCACCGCCGCGCGCCACGCCGGCCGCAGCCGCGACGCCGCGCCCTGGCGCCGGTCGCGGACCTCATCCAGCGCCGCCTGGTCCTTCGCCAGGTCCATGCCGAACGCGAGCAGCGGGTCCTTGCGCGCGGTGAGCTGCGCCGGCGTTTCGCCCGCCATCTTCATGCGCTCCGCCTGCGTCAGGACCTTCGTGTTCGCGTAGAGCGCGTCGATCTTCGCGGTGACGTCCTTCTCCACGTAGGACTTGCCGAAGTGGGTGTCCACGGCCTGGATGCGCTCATCGGGCCGCAGCGCCTGCGCGCGCTTGACGAACGCGTGCAGCAGCGCCTTGTCCGCGGCGGGGAAGAGGTTCTTCTGGGCGCGCTCCAGGCTGTCCTTGATGCGCGGCAGCTCGCGGTCCATGTACTCCGGGCGGCGCTCCAGGTCCGGCTTCGCGCGCTCCATGGACAGCCGGGCCACCCTCGTCGCGAGCGCGGGCCCCTGCGCCAGACGCCCGGACACGCCGAGCAGGAAGTCGCGCTCGAAGGTCTTCGCGGACGCCTGCTGTTCGGTGAGCAGCGCGTCGCGGGCCTTGAGCGCGTCGCTCCACTTCGCGCCGCCCTTCTGGGCCCAGCCGACGACGGCGTCCTCGGCGGCGCGCTGCTTCTCCACCAGCTGGCCGCGCCGCATGCCGGCAAGCTGGCCGCCCGCGTTCTTGTAGACGTTGTGCAGGCTCTTGAGCTGCGAGGCCACGGCGATCTTCCCGGCGGGGTCCTTCTCACCGGCGGCCTCCAGCAGGGAGATGGCCTCGCCCAGCACGTCGCGGATGCGCGGGTAGTAGCGCGCCTGACGCTCGGCCATCTCGTCCGCGAGCAGCGTGCGGTAGGTCATGCCCGGGTAGCCCAGCACCATCACGAAGTCGCCCGGCTTCACGCCCTGGGTGGACAGCGGGAAGAAGAACTCCGCCTTGTAGGGGACGTTCTTCTCGCTGTACGCGGCGGAGCTGCCGTCCGGCGCGGTGTACGCGCGGATGATGGCGAAGTCGCCGGTGTGGCGCGGCCAGGACCAGTTGTCCTCTTCCCCGCCGTACTCGCCCACCGCGCGGGGCGGCGCGTAGACGAGCCGCACGTCCTGCAGCTCCACGGCGTCCACCAGCGTGTAGTTGACGCCGCCGTCGAAGGTCGCGACCTGGCAGCGGGTGGCGGGGCGCTTCTCGCACTCGGCGACCAGCTCCTTCTGCTTGCGGTCCACGGCCTTGTAGCGCGCCAGGTCATCCGCGCCCGGGGGCACCGCGGCGTTGATCTTCGCCGTCACATCCGTGAAGGCGCGCGGCACCTGCACGCGCGAGCCCTTGCCCGGAAGCTCCTCCGCGCCGGCCTTCGCGAGGAAGCCGCCGGTGATGAGGTCCCGCTGCGGCGAGCTGTGCTCCTGGATGATGCCGAAGGCGCAGTGGTGGTTGGTGATGATGAGGCCGGTGGCGGAGATGAACGACCCGGAGCAGCCGCCGGTGTTCACCGTGCCCGCCAGCAGGCCGGTGCCCCGCTTGGGGTCCCACAGCTTGTTGGGGGGCAGCTTCAGGCCCTGGGCCTTGAGCCAGGCGGGGCTCAGTTCCAGCACCTGTTGGGGGGTCCACTTGCCTTCCCCGGCGAAGGCCGGGGCCGCCACGAGACACAGCAGGAGGAGCGTCTTCTTCATGGTGTCCCCTCCCTACCCCGTCCGGTGCCCGGGCGCGACCGTTCCGGTGTCAGCGGAAGGCGTTTTCGCGGAAGATGGAACGCCCTTGGATGTTCCGGTGTCCAGGCAGGCAGGGGCGAGGGAGTCAGCGATGCGGACAGCGAGCGGAGCAACCCTGGACGTCGGACGGCTGGCGCTGCTCCTGCTGATGCTGGGGGCGTCCTGGTACTTCTGGGACTCGCCGGTGCTCTATCCGGTGAAGCTGCTGGTGGTGATGATGCATGAGAGCGGGCATGCCATCGGCACGCTGGTCATGGGGGGCTCGGTGGACCGGGTGCACCTGGCGATGAACGAGGGGGGCGAGTGCATGTCGCGCATCCCGCCGGGCTTCCTCAACATGGTGGTGCTGTACTCGTCCGGCTACCTGGGCAGCGCGGTGGCGGGCGCGGGGTTGATGGTGGCCACGTTCCGCTTCCAGCTGGGCCGCGCGGTGATGGGGGCGGCGGCGGTGTGGCTGGCGGTGATGGGCGTCTTCTATGCGGGGGATGCCTTCACGCTGGCGTTCTGCCTGGGCATGGCGGTGGCGTTGGGCCTGGGGACGCGCTTCCTGCCGTCGGTGATGGTGGACGGGCTCAACCTGTTCCTGGCGGCCTTCACGTCGCTCTACGCGCTCTTCGACCTGCGCTCGGACCTGTGGGACAGCACCCGGCGGAACATGACGGACGCGGCGCTGCTGGCCAACGTCACCTGGGTGCCGTCCATCGTCTGGGCGGCGCTGTGGTCGCTCCTGTCGGTGCTCCTGCTCGTCGCGGCGGCGTACTGGTCGCTGCACGCGAAGCCCCAGGGCGGCGGCGGCGTGCGCATGCCGCCCGTGGCCCGCGCGCGGCGGGTGTGACGGGGACGCGGGCCTACCTGCGCGGCCGCATCCGGAACGCCACGAACGACGCCATGTCCGGAAAGGCGAAGTACGGGTTCTTCTGGCGCACGGCGTCCATGCCGGCCACCGGCACGTCGCCATAGTCGTGCCCCGGGAACAGGCGCGCCGTGTCCGGCACCTTCAGCAGCACCTGCGACAGCGAGCGGTACATCGCCTCCGGGTTGCTGCCCGGCAGGTCGCACCGGCCGCACCCGTTGATGAACACCGTGTCCCCGGACACCAGCGCGTCATCCGCCAGCAGGCAGTGAGACCCCGGCGTGTGCCCCGGCGTGTGCAGCGCCTGGAACGTGCGCGAGCCCACCGGCACCGGATCCCCGGCCTTGAGCGGACGCAGCGCGTCCCCGCCCCACTTGCGCAGCTCGCGGGAGAAGGCGACCTCCTCCTCGTGCGCGTACACCGGCACGTCGTGGCGCGACAGCAGCTCCTCCAGGCCGTTGATGTGATCGCCGTGGCAGTGGGACACGAACGCGCCCACCACCCGCTTGCCGTCCTGGGCCACCGCCGATTCGATCTCCATCACGTCCCAGGCGGGATCCACCACCACCACCTCCGGCCCGTCCGCGGGCCCCACGAGGTAGACGAAGTTGTCCATCGGTCCCAGCTTCAGCTGTCGTACGTACGGTGTGGGCATGGCTGTCCTCCGGGCGACCACTCTATGACCAAGGCTTGCCGCCCTGGGTCTGTTCCCGTTGAATGCCCCTTTTGACGCGGCGCCGCCCGTCCCACCCGGAGGTCTCCTCACCGTGAAGCGCCTGCCCACCCTGCTCGCCTGCTCGCTGCTCGCCAGCGCGAACGTCTCCGCCGCGGGCCGGGGGAACTCGACCTTCCGCTACAAGCCCTCCCCGGATGACGAACGCCCCGTCGTCGTGGACGCCACCATCGGCCCCCAGGGCAGTGACTTCGGGATGCGGCTGCGGTTCGACAAGCTGCCCTTCGGCGAGGAGTGCAAGCAGCGCTGCGCCAACGTCACCCTCTTCCTGGA
Proteins encoded in this region:
- a CDS encoding APC family permease; protein product: MAQTADMGSRRPYLPRRRGGNGFVDLLLGRPLTSAQAMQEKTGVLTGVALLGLDALSSAAYGPEAALTVLRPLGPAGVWLLLPITAAIVGLLMIVAGSYAQTIAAYPSGGGAYTVARQNLGRGAGLLAATALMLDYMLNVAVGISAGTGALVSAFPALRPHVLPIALGILALLTLVNLRGVSEAGAVFVVPTWFFIGSLSVVLLVGLYKLAMGLATPIQAPPPLALPTASVGAWLVIRAFASGCTAMTGVEAISNAVPIFRDPAIRRARLTLAIIVGVLVTMLLGIALLCRAYGVGATVPGSAGYQTVLSQLIAAVMGRGAFYFVAMAAILCVLALSANTSYAGFPLVCQVLARERYLPPGFAHRGRRLALSRGILTLSGLAALLLIACRGITDRLIPLFAIGALMAFTLSQAGMVVHWNRHRGEGWRWRRALNGFGAVMTALTLVIVGVSKFAHGGWAAFVIVPAGILLLSRVHAAYTRTRQDTELRRPVHLSPAPPMVAVVPVDRWSHASETALRFALELSDDVRAVHICSGDTDEKELDSHWQHFVQGPLLEAGRRPPPLVHVASPYRALVWPLLDYLDALLAESPERTVAIVLPELLEARWYRAMLYGRRSELLRSALLLSGERRLVVVSVPWYLRSAGQTAPHSAWHAPDAQP
- a CDS encoding MBL fold metallo-hydrolase gives rise to the protein MPTPYVRQLKLGPMDNFVYLVGPADGPEVVVVDPAWDVMEIESAVAQDGKRVVGAFVSHCHGDHINGLEELLSRHDVPVYAHEEEVAFSRELRKWGGDALRPLKAGDPVPVGSRTFQALHTPGHTPGSHCLLADDALVSGDTVFINGCGRCDLPGSNPEAMYRSLSQVLLKVPDTARLFPGHDYGDVPVAGMDAVRQKNPYFAFPDMASFVAFRMRPRR
- a CDS encoding M50 family metallopeptidase, which encodes MRTASGATLDVGRLALLLLMLGASWYFWDSPVLYPVKLLVVMMHESGHAIGTLVMGGSVDRVHLAMNEGGECMSRIPPGFLNMVVLYSSGYLGSAVAGAGLMVATFRFQLGRAVMGAAAVWLAVMGVFYAGDAFTLAFCLGMAVALGLGTRFLPSVMVDGLNLFLAAFTSLYALFDLRSDLWDSTRRNMTDAALLANVTWVPSIVWAALWSLLSVLLLVAAAYWSLHAKPQGGGGVRMPPVARARRV
- a CDS encoding RNA polymerase sigma factor, giving the protein MGPYAAVLPFPTLNDLYAHHRPRALAIARRIVGDTDDAEDVVQDVFLRLSRQPPGLDGRATWTTWLHRVMVNSSINWLRARRRRERLAHAPQEQVSPEAHAMGAQMQRHFHEALEEVNPQQRQVLYLREVRGLGAAEISRLLRIPEGTVKSALHRGRQRALTVMEERGQRP
- a CDS encoding S46 family peptidase, with the protein product MKKTLLLLCLVAAPAFAGEGKWTPQQVLELSPAWLKAQGLKLPPNKLWDPKRGTGLLAGTVNTGGCSGSFISATGLIITNHHCAFGIIQEHSSPQRDLITGGFLAKAGAEELPGKGSRVQVPRAFTDVTAKINAAVPPGADDLARYKAVDRKQKELVAECEKRPATRCQVATFDGGVNYTLVDAVELQDVRLVYAPPRAVGEYGGEEDNWSWPRHTGDFAIIRAYTAPDGSSAAYSEKNVPYKAEFFFPLSTQGVKPGDFVMVLGYPGMTYRTLLADEMAERQARYYPRIRDVLGEAISLLEAAGEKDPAGKIAVASQLKSLHNVYKNAGGQLAGMRRGQLVEKQRAAEDAVVGWAQKGGAKWSDALKARDALLTEQQASAKTFERDFLLGVSGRLAQGPALATRVARLSMERAKPDLERRPEYMDRELPRIKDSLERAQKNLFPAADKALLHAFVKRAQALRPDERIQAVDTHFGKSYVEKDVTAKIDALYANTKVLTQAERMKMAGETPAQLTARKDPLLAFGMDLAKDQAALDEVRDRRQGAASRLRPAWRAAVMAQAGKPIAPDANSTLRVSFGKVQGYTPRDGAVYLPQTTLTGMLQKHTGEEPFNAPPKLRATAEAKKFGPWVDPRLKDVPVDFLSDADTTGGNSGSPTVNGKGELVGVNFDRVWENVANDFGYNPDVARNVNVDVRYLLWNLDQVEDADALLRELNVRKGSPVVKEAR